Proteins encoded within one genomic window of Microbacterium sp. zg-B185:
- the galU gene encoding UTP--glucose-1-phosphate uridylyltransferase GalU — MPPKPMKAVIPAAGLGTRFLPATKAMPKEMLPVVDKPAIQYVVEEAAQAGINDILVIIGRNKNAISNHFDSVPELEVKLRDKGDADRLRRVMASSDLADIHFVRQGEPRGLGHAVSRARAHVGESPFAVLLGDDLIDERDALLTTMIAQHERSGATIIALMEVDPAQIHMYGAAAVEATDDPDVVRVVGLVEKPPREDAPSNLAIIGRYVLTPAIFDILERTEPGKGGEIQLTDALQELATDAEGPGVYGVVFRGRRYDTGDRVDYIKAIVQLAADREDLGPELRPWFKEFAATL; from the coding sequence ATGCCCCCTAAGCCCATGAAGGCCGTGATTCCCGCAGCCGGCCTCGGTACCCGTTTCCTGCCCGCGACGAAAGCCATGCCGAAGGAGATGCTCCCGGTCGTGGACAAGCCGGCCATCCAGTATGTGGTGGAAGAGGCGGCGCAGGCGGGCATCAACGACATCCTGGTGATCATCGGACGCAACAAGAACGCGATTTCGAATCACTTCGACTCCGTTCCCGAGCTCGAGGTCAAACTGCGCGACAAGGGCGACGCCGACCGGCTTCGTCGGGTGATGGCCTCCAGCGACCTCGCGGACATTCACTTCGTGCGTCAGGGTGAGCCTCGCGGGCTCGGGCACGCCGTCTCCCGCGCCCGGGCGCATGTGGGTGAGTCGCCGTTCGCGGTGCTGCTCGGCGATGACCTGATCGACGAGCGCGACGCCCTGCTGACCACGATGATCGCGCAGCACGAGCGCAGTGGCGCGACGATCATCGCGCTCATGGAGGTCGATCCCGCCCAGATCCACATGTACGGCGCCGCAGCCGTCGAGGCGACCGACGACCCGGATGTCGTGCGCGTCGTCGGTCTGGTCGAGAAGCCCCCGCGTGAGGACGCTCCGTCCAATCTCGCCATCATCGGCCGGTACGTGCTGACCCCCGCGATCTTCGACATTCTGGAGCGCACCGAGCCCGGCAAGGGCGGCGAGATCCAGCTGACCGACGCGCTGCAGGAGCTCGCCACGGACGCCGAGGGTCCTGGCGTGTACGGTGTCGTTTTCCGCGGACGTCGCTACGACACCGGGGATAGGGTGGACTACATCAAGGCCATCGTGCAGCTCGCCGCCGACCGTGAGGATCTGGGTCCTGAGCTGCGTCCCTGGTTCAAGGAGTTTGCGGCGACTCTGTAG
- a CDS encoding 5-formyltetrahydrofolate cyclo-ligase: MHDDIATAKRALRAELRERRQLLSQPAKDSAAAGIREQLDALVDSLGVRSMSCFLSTPSEPGTREFVDAAVRRGIRVLLPVTRTDGLLDWSVAHPDFDIAEGMFGLPEPVGELLGPIAVNDVDLLVIPAAAVDRDGMRLGWGRGFFDKTIGSMEGCPPVYAVIYDSELLDEVPRDLHDQPVTGVVTPTQTLVLSPARP, from the coding sequence ATGCACGACGACATCGCAACGGCCAAGCGCGCTCTGCGCGCGGAGCTGCGTGAGCGGCGCCAGCTGCTCTCTCAGCCTGCCAAGGACTCCGCTGCAGCCGGCATCCGGGAACAGCTGGACGCACTGGTGGACTCCCTCGGGGTCCGCTCCATGTCGTGCTTCCTGTCCACTCCCAGCGAACCCGGCACGCGCGAGTTCGTCGACGCGGCGGTGCGCCGCGGCATCCGCGTGCTCCTGCCGGTGACCCGCACCGACGGCCTGCTGGACTGGTCGGTCGCGCACCCGGACTTCGACATCGCCGAGGGGATGTTCGGGCTGCCCGAGCCGGTGGGCGAGCTGCTCGGCCCCATTGCGGTCAACGACGTCGATCTGCTCGTGATCCCCGCGGCCGCCGTCGACCGGGACGGCATGCGCCTGGGCTGGGGTCGCGGCTTCTTCGACAAGACGATCGGTTCGATGGAGGGATGCCCGCCCGTCTACGCGGTCATCTACGATTCCGAGCTCCTCGACGAGGTCCCCCGCGACCTGCACGACCAGCCGGTGACCGGCGTCGTCACCCCCACTCAGACCCTCGTCCTTTCGCCTGCCCGGCCCTGA
- a CDS encoding FmdB family zinc ribbon protein: MPTYAYACKECGHRFDAVQSFAEPTLTECPACGGTLRKEYGSIGVTFNGSGFYRTDSRAADGKGSGGGREKKSSEPATSSAGGSSGPSESSSSGASSKPEAKASPAPSGT, translated from the coding sequence ATGCCTACCTATGCCTATGCCTGCAAAGAATGCGGCCACCGCTTCGATGCCGTGCAGTCCTTCGCCGAGCCGACCCTGACCGAGTGCCCCGCGTGCGGCGGCACCCTGCGCAAGGAGTACGGATCGATCGGGGTGACCTTCAACGGTTCCGGCTTCTACCGCACCGATTCCCGCGCCGCCGACGGCAAGGGCTCCGGCGGGGGCCGGGAGAAGAAGAGCTCCGAGCCCGCCACCTCTTCGGCCGGTGGGTCCTCCGGTCCTAGCGAGTCGTCCTCCTCTGGGGCATCATCGAAGCCGGAGGCGAAGGCCTCCCCTGCACCGTCAGGAACCTAA
- the mscL gene encoding large conductance mechanosensitive channel protein MscL produces the protein MIQGFKEFILRGNVIDLAVAVVVGAAFTAIVNVLVSALINPLISLFFASDSLDTALQVTVPTLLGGTATFSFGAILGAIVNFLAVALVVYLVFVVPMNRLRERGAAKAGVTEGDEPLPTESELLVQIRDLLERQSTPPPRA, from the coding sequence GTGATCCAAGGGTTCAAGGAGTTCATCCTGCGCGGGAACGTCATCGATCTCGCCGTAGCGGTCGTGGTCGGCGCCGCCTTCACGGCAATCGTCAACGTTCTGGTCTCGGCGCTGATCAATCCACTGATCAGCCTGTTCTTCGCGTCGGACAGCCTGGACACGGCACTGCAGGTGACCGTTCCGACGCTCCTCGGCGGCACTGCGACGTTCTCCTTCGGCGCGATCCTCGGCGCGATCGTGAACTTCCTCGCCGTCGCGCTGGTCGTGTACCTGGTCTTCGTGGTCCCGATGAACCGGTTGCGCGAGCGTGGCGCCGCCAAGGCCGGGGTCACCGAGGGCGACGAGCCGCTGCCCACCGAGTCGGAGCTGCTGGTCCAGATCCGCGACCTGCTGGAACGTCAGAGCACTCCCCCGCCGCGCGCCTGA
- a CDS encoding AAA family ATPase, with the protein MHVAEPERDRLRALAAELGGPSTLLHFDDANSGGIEITKAHPGSLPQFITGRSTLLSNLFRDEVALRNARLAAERITAKNVELRTARGIEPVHLAVGLASWRIGGLACTAPVLLRPLGIRRHHSDFELKLHGTFIVNPEFVRAARTHFGIELDGVALATLAHEDGVFKPQPVIDHLRALTATIDSFTVHPRLVVSTFADVGAAMARDAVNLDHPVLNALAGHPEDRKTVSLRRPAPPVPSPDERAPASDTLLLDADAEQEGVLARIAAGHSLAVHTLPGTGGTQTIINAVGSLVRDGKRVLVVSARRSTLDGVRHRLTGIGLQGLAVSPRNVQRDLIRAIGRNEKAVQPKVGEIDDALVRLRGVLRDYRGAVTTPHPALGVSVLDVLRRLAELAGATPAPTAQARFDIDVLVKLAPARAKAAAALAAAARLGEFRFGPGDSPWYGVSFATTGAARAAHALAGRLHRQDVPNLLERGYELIAQTRMRPFQTITELGAYLRVLQGIRDSLDRFSPTVFERPLGELIQAHGPRRDAPSLTGAQRRRLRRLSREYVRPGVHIADMHEALVRVQQQRTEWQRFVEAGVGPAVPLGLSDVQVAWQRVEADLAELDGIVGRGGADRLASLPVARLVRTLAGLAADSDVFDNLVERATLRSQLAALGLESLLAELSVRHVPEDAVGTELEYAWWQSALEYLLRSDRALLGANTAVVDRLERDFRLVDEAHAAASGPLLAAQLATQWRIGIVDEAAEAAALKRALRDPRTTPADLAAAAPVLLRTLAPVWLASPYEVPQIPETLGFDVVILADAAALSLAEAVPALRRAQQVVVFGDPVTQKPTPFRLSSGIPEDSDPVRGPFDETSVFERLAELFPVETLTHSYRAGGEDLAELVNDAFYGGELVSLPWAGSYLGRGSLSVDYVEGGTGAPDPVSGAVESPDAEVARVVTLVVEHAVNRGNESLMVVTASAKHAERVRAAVEAAFAGRSDVADFVARDTAEPLAVLTLEESVAESRDRVIFSLGFGLTKHGRVLSDFGDLSTPDGERLLTVGMTRARRSMVIVSSIRPSAFDDGRLEHGAATLMSILGGIASRARQARLEDLADPLTLALARELRRLGISVDVHYRGLLPLVAQYDGRAVVAESDPETIGESLRESLRLRPQILRRLGWHYVRVHSFDLYSDPAAVAARIAALLGVPPESSTADTETQPIDVIE; encoded by the coding sequence ATGCACGTCGCGGAACCCGAGCGGGACCGCCTGCGCGCGCTGGCGGCGGAATTGGGCGGCCCGTCGACGCTGCTGCACTTCGACGACGCGAACAGCGGCGGCATCGAGATCACCAAAGCGCACCCCGGCAGCCTGCCGCAGTTCATCACCGGACGGTCCACCTTGCTGTCCAACCTGTTCCGCGATGAGGTCGCACTGCGCAACGCGCGCCTGGCGGCGGAGCGGATCACCGCCAAGAACGTCGAGCTGCGCACCGCGCGCGGCATCGAACCGGTCCATCTCGCCGTCGGCCTGGCCTCCTGGCGGATCGGCGGACTGGCGTGCACGGCGCCCGTGCTGCTGCGGCCGCTCGGCATCCGTCGGCACCACTCCGACTTCGAGCTGAAGCTGCACGGGACCTTCATCGTCAATCCCGAGTTCGTCCGCGCCGCGCGCACGCACTTCGGCATCGAGCTGGACGGTGTGGCGCTGGCCACCCTGGCGCACGAGGACGGTGTCTTCAAACCTCAGCCAGTGATCGACCACCTGCGAGCGCTGACTGCGACGATCGACTCGTTCACCGTCCACCCGCGTCTGGTCGTCTCGACCTTCGCGGATGTCGGCGCCGCCATGGCGCGGGATGCCGTCAACCTCGACCACCCGGTGCTCAACGCGCTGGCCGGCCACCCGGAAGACCGCAAGACCGTGTCCCTCCGCAGGCCCGCTCCGCCGGTGCCGAGCCCGGACGAACGCGCTCCGGCATCCGACACGCTCCTGCTCGATGCGGATGCCGAGCAGGAGGGCGTGCTGGCGCGGATCGCGGCCGGGCACTCGCTGGCCGTGCACACCCTGCCGGGCACCGGCGGAACGCAGACGATCATCAATGCGGTCGGCTCGCTCGTGCGGGACGGCAAGCGCGTCCTCGTCGTCAGCGCACGCCGTTCCACCCTGGACGGGGTGCGCCACCGCCTGACCGGCATCGGGCTGCAGGGGCTCGCGGTGTCCCCGCGCAACGTGCAGCGAGACCTGATTCGCGCAATCGGTCGGAACGAGAAGGCCGTGCAGCCCAAGGTGGGCGAGATCGATGACGCGCTGGTGCGCCTGAGGGGGGTGCTGCGGGACTACCGCGGCGCGGTCACCACGCCGCATCCGGCGCTCGGCGTCTCGGTGCTGGACGTGCTGCGTCGGCTCGCCGAACTGGCCGGTGCCACCCCCGCCCCCACCGCCCAGGCTCGCTTCGACATCGACGTGCTCGTCAAGCTGGCGCCCGCCCGGGCCAAGGCGGCGGCCGCGCTGGCCGCGGCGGCGCGCCTGGGCGAGTTCCGGTTCGGGCCCGGGGACTCGCCGTGGTACGGCGTCTCCTTCGCCACCACCGGCGCCGCCCGCGCCGCGCACGCACTCGCCGGCCGGCTCCACCGTCAGGATGTGCCGAACCTCCTCGAACGCGGCTACGAACTGATCGCGCAGACCCGGATGCGGCCGTTCCAGACGATCACCGAGCTGGGCGCGTACCTGCGCGTGCTGCAGGGCATCCGGGATTCACTGGATCGGTTCAGTCCGACCGTGTTCGAGCGGCCGCTGGGCGAGCTCATCCAAGCGCACGGTCCGCGCCGTGACGCGCCGTCTCTGACCGGAGCCCAGCGCCGTCGGCTGCGTCGGCTCTCACGCGAGTACGTGCGGCCCGGTGTGCACATCGCCGACATGCACGAGGCGCTGGTGCGGGTGCAGCAGCAGCGCACCGAGTGGCAGCGCTTCGTCGAGGCCGGCGTCGGGCCCGCAGTCCCGCTGGGCCTGTCGGACGTCCAGGTTGCGTGGCAGCGGGTCGAGGCGGACCTCGCCGAACTGGACGGCATCGTCGGCCGCGGCGGCGCTGATCGTCTGGCTTCGCTTCCGGTCGCACGCCTCGTCCGCACCCTGGCGGGCCTGGCCGCCGACTCCGACGTGTTCGACAACCTCGTCGAGCGCGCCACGCTGCGCTCCCAGCTGGCTGCGCTCGGTCTGGAGAGCCTGCTCGCTGAGCTGTCCGTCCGCCACGTTCCCGAAGACGCGGTCGGCACCGAGCTGGAGTACGCCTGGTGGCAGTCCGCGCTGGAGTATCTGCTGCGCAGCGACCGAGCCCTGCTGGGTGCGAACACCGCGGTCGTGGACCGCCTCGAGCGCGACTTCCGGCTGGTGGATGAAGCGCACGCTGCGGCATCCGGACCGCTGCTGGCAGCCCAGCTGGCCACGCAGTGGCGCATCGGGATCGTGGACGAGGCCGCCGAGGCAGCGGCGCTGAAGCGTGCACTCCGAGACCCACGAACGACGCCCGCCGATCTGGCCGCAGCAGCACCGGTGCTGCTGCGCACACTGGCCCCGGTGTGGCTGGCTTCGCCCTACGAGGTGCCCCAGATCCCGGAGACGCTGGGATTCGACGTCGTCATCCTCGCGGATGCCGCGGCGCTGAGTCTGGCCGAAGCGGTGCCGGCACTGCGGCGCGCGCAGCAGGTGGTGGTCTTCGGCGACCCGGTGACCCAGAAACCCACGCCGTTCCGCCTGTCCTCCGGGATCCCCGAGGACAGCGACCCGGTTCGCGGACCCTTCGACGAGACGAGCGTGTTCGAGCGTCTCGCCGAGCTGTTCCCGGTGGAGACGCTGACGCACAGCTACCGCGCCGGCGGCGAGGACCTGGCCGAACTGGTCAACGACGCGTTCTACGGCGGGGAGCTGGTCTCGCTGCCGTGGGCGGGGTCCTATCTCGGGCGCGGCAGCCTGAGCGTGGACTACGTCGAAGGCGGCACGGGTGCACCCGACCCGGTCAGCGGAGCGGTGGAGAGCCCCGACGCGGAGGTTGCGCGCGTGGTGACGCTCGTGGTCGAACACGCGGTCAACCGCGGGAACGAGTCGCTGATGGTCGTGACCGCCAGCGCGAAGCACGCCGAGCGGGTGCGCGCGGCGGTCGAGGCCGCCTTCGCCGGACGCTCGGATGTCGCGGACTTCGTCGCGCGGGACACCGCCGAGCCCCTCGCCGTGCTGACCCTCGAGGAGTCCGTGGCGGAGAGTCGCGACCGGGTCATCTTCTCGCTCGGATTCGGCCTCACCAAGCACGGCCGGGTGCTCAGCGACTTCGGCGACCTGTCCACTCCGGACGGCGAGCGTCTGCTCACGGTCGGGATGACACGGGCGCGCCGCTCGATGGTGATCGTGTCCTCCATCCGCCCGTCGGCGTTCGACGACGGCCGACTCGAGCACGGCGCGGCGACACTGATGAGCATCCTCGGCGGCATCGCCTCCCGCGCCCGGCAGGCGCGTCTGGAAGACCTGGCCGACCCGCTGACCTTGGCGCTGGCGCGCGAACTGCGCCGACTGGGCATCTCGGTCGATGTGCACTACCGCGGTCTGCTTCCGCTCGTGGCGCAGTACGACGGCCGCGCGGTGGTCGCCGAGAGCGACCCCGAGACGATCGGCGAGTCGCTGCGGGAGTCGCTGCGGCTGCGCCCGCAGATCCTCCGCCGGCTCGGCTGGCACTACGTGCGCGTGCACTCGTTCGACCTGTACAGCGACCCCGCCGCCGTGGCGGCCCGGATCGCGGCGCTGCTCGGCGTGCCGCCGGAATCGTCCACGGCCGACACCGAGACGCAGCCGATCGATGTCATCGAATAG
- a CDS encoding methylated-DNA--[protein]-cysteine S-methyltransferase: MTASSTRFTSHSTPIGDVLIVTTDEGIVSLHPLRGALEQELERLTRALRAPLDRSDDDAAAEDAARQLDEYFAQRRREFELTLDWRLVRGFTRAALEAVRRIPYGETAGYGEVAAHAGSPRAARAVGTACATTPFSIIVPVHRVVRSDGSIGEYGGHAEVKAFLLDLERAAGE; encoded by the coding sequence ATGACCGCCTCGAGCACTCGATTCACCTCGCACTCCACCCCGATCGGCGATGTCCTGATCGTGACGACGGACGAGGGAATCGTGTCCCTGCACCCGCTGCGCGGCGCGCTCGAGCAGGAGCTGGAGCGTCTGACCCGCGCGCTGCGCGCACCCCTGGACCGCTCCGACGATGACGCCGCGGCCGAGGACGCCGCCCGTCAGCTCGACGAGTATTTCGCGCAGCGGCGCCGCGAGTTCGAGCTCACGCTCGATTGGCGGCTCGTCCGCGGGTTCACCCGCGCCGCCCTCGAGGCGGTCCGCCGGATCCCGTACGGCGAGACCGCCGGATACGGTGAGGTCGCCGCGCATGCCGGCAGCCCGCGCGCGGCCCGGGCGGTGGGCACCGCCTGCGCGACGACGCCGTTCTCGATCATCGTGCCGGTGCATCGGGTCGTCCGCTCCGACGGCTCGATCGGCGAGTACGGCGGTCATGCCGAGGTCAAGGCGTTCCTGCTGGATCTGGAACGGGCCGCGGGCGAGTAG